A part of Corynebacterium afermentans subsp. lipophilum genomic DNA contains:
- the ispD gene encoding 2-C-methyl-D-erythritol 4-phosphate cytidylyltransferase: MRRETVAVVAAAGQGTRLGAEVPKAYVELGGRTLLERSVAAMSEVVDHVVVVVSSSMETRARELLAGYGVQFVHGGAERADSIFAALKAISLDDACVVVHDAARALTPAAMVSRVVDAVLRGAPAVVPVVPVADTVKRVSGEIVEETLDRSALRAAQTPQGFDLRMLREANEKYLAEKPTFVATDDASLMEWFGVPVVSVEGDPMAFKITTPLDLRLAESVVGAL, translated from the coding sequence TTGCGCCGCGAAACCGTGGCGGTCGTCGCCGCCGCCGGGCAGGGAACCCGACTGGGTGCCGAAGTGCCCAAGGCATATGTGGAACTTGGTGGCCGGACGCTGCTGGAGCGCTCCGTGGCGGCGATGTCCGAGGTCGTCGACCACGTTGTCGTAGTGGTCAGCTCGTCGATGGAAACGCGCGCCCGCGAGCTTCTGGCCGGCTATGGGGTCCAGTTCGTGCATGGGGGTGCGGAGCGCGCGGACTCCATCTTCGCGGCGCTCAAAGCAATTTCGCTTGACGACGCCTGCGTGGTCGTCCACGACGCCGCCCGCGCGTTAACCCCCGCGGCGATGGTTTCGCGCGTAGTTGACGCGGTGCTTCGCGGCGCCCCTGCCGTGGTGCCCGTGGTGCCGGTGGCGGACACTGTGAAGCGGGTTTCGGGGGAGATTGTCGAAGAGACCCTGGACCGTTCTGCGCTTCGCGCTGCCCAGACGCCGCAAGGGTTTGACCTGCGGATGCTGCGCGAGGCGAACGAAAAGTACCTCGCCGAGAAGCCAACGTTCGTCGCCACCGACGACGCCTCCCTTATGGAGTGGTTCGGTGTTCCGGTCGTGTCCGTGGAGGGGGATCCCATGGCGTTCAAAATCACCACCCCGCTGGATTTGCGGTTGGCGGAAAGCGTGGTTGGCGCGCTCTAA
- a CDS encoding HNH endonuclease signature motif containing protein, which yields MNGTFATEREGCPIAAAGQAMREAEFQIFHRYAKPLVEVEDFELEAYSIAMAVGESQSWAESGILGYSVLADLPKLRALQEETRRLDVRRLSAIESTLNRLNHLATPDILADMDEYLVKVFTPRRVGAELPSPSSLRRRLRERIQRIDSDLAPNQKKIKDRKKEKDLPFGTCRSHFYGQDDGDAGLNVEGDPVTVGLMERFTEQVAREHKLSRDDAIKAILTGEIRATPKVVLYMFTSKTPGSSYYIPNFGWTDADGTAAVEQMLEDNPPHVVDLDEAEDAETEAYVPTAAIRALVQARDGVCLWPGCSVKAENCQLDHRIPFGEGGKTTASNLFSLCAHHHNLKTDRRVYYVPDPVTGEIVWLHSDGTFQVSAPEGFITDYLQPTNPRWKTTLAKRRQKRKDRAEFYNRCHSAVEKYENDLDYDACMATIRAMEDRFGMTFEYPPIKQPEDTLDILATLEKQWKETEYEELQEHYSDFGDPEVASYV from the coding sequence GTGAACGGAACATTTGCAACGGAGCGGGAAGGCTGTCCGATCGCCGCTGCAGGCCAGGCGATGCGGGAGGCGGAGTTTCAGATCTTCCACCGCTACGCTAAGCCGTTGGTAGAAGTGGAGGACTTCGAACTAGAGGCCTATTCGATTGCGATGGCCGTAGGGGAGAGCCAGAGTTGGGCTGAAAGTGGGATTCTTGGGTATTCGGTGCTCGCTGATCTGCCCAAGCTACGGGCGCTGCAGGAAGAGACCCGCCGGTTGGACGTGAGACGCCTGTCGGCCATCGAGTCCACCTTGAACCGGCTCAACCACCTGGCCACGCCAGACATTCTCGCCGACATGGACGAGTACCTAGTCAAGGTTTTCACGCCGCGACGGGTGGGGGCGGAGTTGCCGTCGCCAAGCTCGCTGCGTCGCCGCCTGCGCGAGAGGATCCAGCGCATCGATTCGGACCTGGCGCCGAACCAGAAGAAGATCAAGGACAGGAAGAAGGAGAAGGATCTGCCGTTCGGCACCTGCCGTAGCCACTTCTACGGCCAAGACGACGGCGATGCGGGGCTGAATGTGGAGGGCGACCCCGTCACGGTCGGCCTAATGGAGCGTTTCACCGAACAGGTGGCGCGCGAGCACAAGCTCTCGAGGGATGACGCAATCAAGGCCATCCTCACCGGCGAGATTCGTGCGACGCCGAAGGTCGTGCTCTACATGTTCACGTCGAAGACACCGGGCAGCTCGTACTACATCCCGAATTTCGGATGGACCGACGCGGACGGTACCGCCGCAGTGGAACAGATGCTGGAGGACAACCCGCCCCACGTCGTGGACCTGGATGAAGCAGAAGACGCCGAAACTGAGGCGTATGTGCCCACCGCCGCCATCCGTGCGCTGGTGCAGGCCCGAGACGGGGTGTGCCTCTGGCCCGGCTGCAGCGTGAAGGCCGAAAACTGCCAGCTGGACCACCGCATTCCCTTCGGCGAAGGCGGCAAGACCACCGCCTCAAACCTGTTCAGCCTCTGTGCGCACCACCACAACCTAAAGACCGATCGCCGCGTCTACTACGTGCCCGATCCGGTTACCGGCGAAATAGTGTGGCTGCACTCGGACGGCACCTTCCAAGTCTCGGCTCCGGAAGGGTTCATCACCGACTATCTGCAGCCGACGAACCCGAGGTGGAAGACAACGCTGGCGAAACGGCGGCAGAAACGCAAAGACCGTGCCGAGTTTTACAACCGCTGCCACTCCGCGGTGGAGAAGTACGAAAACGACCTCGATTACGACGCATGCATGGCCACGATCCGCGCGATGGAGGACAGGTTCGGCATGACATTCGAGTACCCGCCCATAAAACAGCCGGAGGACACCCTGGATATCCTCGCCACACTGGAAAAGCAATGGAAGGAGACGGAATACGAGGAGCTCCAGGAGCACTACTCCGATTTCGGCGACCCTGAAGTAGCGTCGTACGTATGA
- a CDS encoding CarD family transcriptional regulator produces the protein MEFKVGEVVVYPHHGAARIADIEQREMRGETLDYLVLQILHSDLEVRVPVKNSELVGVRDVVNEEGLQKVFSVLRETDVEEAGNWSRRYKANQERLASGDINKVAEVVRDLWRRDQGKGLSAGEKRMLGKARQILVGELALAEPVDEKKVEEMDKQIQAIIDEQVKAGISVDPGQVDDDDEVDLDDLSFDDEDDDK, from the coding sequence ATGGAATTCAAGGTCGGAGAAGTGGTTGTGTACCCGCACCACGGAGCGGCCCGCATCGCCGATATCGAGCAGCGCGAGATGCGCGGAGAGACCCTCGATTACCTGGTGCTGCAGATTCTCCACTCGGACCTTGAAGTGCGCGTTCCGGTGAAGAACTCCGAGCTCGTCGGTGTGCGCGATGTGGTCAACGAGGAAGGCCTGCAGAAGGTGTTCTCCGTGCTGCGCGAGACCGACGTGGAGGAGGCGGGCAACTGGTCCCGCCGCTACAAGGCCAACCAGGAGCGTCTCGCGTCCGGCGACATCAACAAGGTTGCGGAGGTTGTCCGCGACCTCTGGCGCCGCGACCAGGGCAAGGGCCTTTCCGCAGGTGAGAAGCGCATGCTGGGGAAGGCGCGCCAGATTCTCGTCGGCGAGCTCGCGTTGGCGGAGCCGGTGGACGAGAAGAAGGTCGAGGAGATGGACAAGCAGATCCAGGCCATCATCGACGAGCAGGTCAAGGCCGGTATTTCCGTGGACCCGGGCCAGGTCGACGACGATGACGAGGTGGATCTGGACGACCTCTCCTTCGACGACGAGGACGACGACAAGTAA